A portion of the Sabethes cyaneus chromosome 3, idSabCyanKW18_F2, whole genome shotgun sequence genome contains these proteins:
- the LOC128742419 gene encoding putative uncharacterized protein DDB_G0271606: MGDAKVKQSYFGNQPQQKQQQETPTESIATASTIPDAQKPSPSGLKSGFKDEARSSSKYEQLKVRKAELEKKLNEKYAQLQQVKREEAQLIGMYPSDFSAGVGSQDQNGAAPTLRRKIGTSFKLPENLLNNKEDDINKLLLEKQIQQQISEASLRLANDTSQSKSVRRTHKQSYENAQQKLLAINQNLSVLKKRQQQATEQQKSPPATRDDIDLHKSNNTNRFRSNSNSSNMMMNASERRNSVKSNTSSNHSNSVNSSVGSATKQQLLVQIPGQQTALYHSQQISPYSIHSGMLCVMPSGSQSMTPAASAAMVSQLSMLRHRARHDSFSGIVSYDLAGTATVEAAKMSPVGSGHHHHSHIHQHFQQSHSPQSGTSRMNKMMHQQLHNYNSSPPVHHGHSGSSGYVLLSPGGASSAVTPDQAFVYDAKVISRLQPPPPLPPSASTTSSKNFPHGTGSNHEINQEITAGLGGYWMMLDTGEKVWCAVDNRFASLDRKQGGGSMKLSRSRLSHYSHAAPIKSNSMGNFDFINKQQLQMDDSIQPDAISVTSASSENKRREKVWRETSLDSPVVKHKILPPPSPPMMNPPALPAYPSPPPPPPPPISQTSASIQTPLHINVEGSYSMCSSSPLLLSPQQMRYYQQKQQQIIEQQRQQRLRIKQLEEQKQQAYLREQQQQQQQYLRQKLIRSPLQPHKHQNNYSQPTQQHLDLLPQVSHFYDQQNHNLPLHYHQSHHAQNSLSPRHPDLLTSPTLSASSSNTLTSPTQLQQQCSVSPTPSTLTNTSPGASCAMPVGKAITIYSTADIQTESPKNVTVVQQGKIQPYKEVTKPFEMSDFYKYSTKYRQKQQQQQQLQQHDGQISPNGNSCAATGVGNEVIQKTIYQPPNPSICHPINYN, translated from the coding sequence ATGGGAGATGCTAAGGTAAAACAATCTTATTTTGGCAACCAGCCCCAACAAAAACAGCAACAAGAAACCCCTACCGAGTCTATTGCAACAGCATCAACTATCCCGGATGCACAAAAACCAAGCCCTTCAGGACTTAAAAGTGGTTTTAAGGATGAGGCCAGAAGTTCCAGTAAATATGAACAACTCAAGGTTCGCAAGGCCGAATTGGAGAAAAAGCTCAATGAAAAATATGCTCAGCTGCAGCAAGTTAAACGTGAAGAGGCTCAACTTATTGGAATGTATCCGAGTGATTTCAGCGCAGGCGTTGGAAGTCAAGATCAGAATGGAGCTGCGCCCACCTTAAGGCGGAAAATTGGTACAAGTTTTAAGCTTCCCGAAAATTTACTGAATAATAAAGAAGATGACATAAACAAGCTTCTCCTAGAGAAGCAGATACAACAGCAGATATCGGAAGCATCGCTTAGGTTGGCCAACGATACTTCTCAGTCAAAATCAGTTCGAAGAACCCATAAGCAGAGCTACGAAAATGCCCAGCAGAAACTGTTGGCCATAAATCAAAATTTAAGCGTGTTAAAAAAACGCCAGCAGCAAGCCACCGAACAACAGAAGTCTCCTCCAGCCACACGGGACGACATCGATCTTCATAAGAGCAACAACACAAATCGATTTCGCTCCAACAGTAATAGCAGCAACATGATGATGAACGCTTCAGAACGACGGAACTCTGTTAAATCTAATACATCATCGAATCATTCCAATAGTGTGAATAGTTCAGTGGGATCCGCAACAAAACAGCAATTACTAGTGCAAATTCCAGGACAACAAACTGCACTCTATCACTCTCAGCAGATTTCGCCGTATTCGATACACTCAGGGATGCTTTGTGTGATGCCGTCTGGATCACAAAGCATGACCCCAGCTGCGTCTGCTGCTATGGTCTCCCAGTTAAGCATGCTTCGGCATCGAGCTCGTCATGACAGTTTTAGTGGCATAGTAAGCTATGACTTAGCCGGAACAGCAACTGTTGAAGCTGCTAAAATGTCACCTGTTGGTAGTGGACATCATCATCATTCTCATATTCATCAGCATTTTCAACAATCGCACTCACCTCAAAGTGGAACTAGCCGAATGAACAAGATGATGCACCAGCAACTTCACAATTATAATTCTTCTCCGCCGGTGCATCACGGGCATAGTGGAAGTTCTGGATACGTACTATTATCTCCGGGAGGTGCATCGTCTGCTGTAACACCTGATCAAGCTTTTGTGTATGATGCAAAGGTGATATCAAGATTACAACCTCCTCCGCCTCTGCCTCCTTCCGCGTCAACAACTTCCTCAAAAAATTTTCCTCATGGTACTGGAAGTAATCATGAAATAAACCAAGAGATAACGGCTGGGCTCGGAGGTTACTGGATGATGCTGGATACTGGTGAAAAAGTGTGGTGTGCAGTAGACAATCGTTTCGCCAGTTTGGATCGTAAGCAAGGTGGTGGCAGTATGAAATTGTCGCGTTCCAGGTTAAGTCATTATTCGCATGCTGCCCCTATTAAAAGCAACTCCATGGGAAATTTTGATTTCATCAATAAGCAGCAGCTGCAAATGGATGATTCTATCCAACCCGACGCAATTTCAGTAACTTCAGCATCCAGTGAAAATAAACGACGGGAAAAAGTGTGGCGAGAAACATCGCTGGACAGTCCTGTTGTGAAACACAAGATATTGCCGCCACCTTCACCGCCTATGATGAATCCTCCTGCGCTGCCAGCATATCcttcaccaccaccaccaccacctccTCCAATTAGTCAAACCTCAGCATCAATCCAAACTCCTCTGCATATTAATGTCGAAGGTAGCTACTCAATGTGTTCATCGTCGCCGTTGTTGCTCTCACCGCAACAAATGCGATACTATCAGCAGAAGCAACAACAAATTATAGAACAGCAACGTCAGCAACGACTCAGAATAAAACAACTTGAAGAACAAAAACAACAAGCCTATCTCCGagaacagcagcaacaacagcagcaatatCTACGACAAAAGCTAATCCGTTCACCATTGCAACCTCACAAGCACCAGAACAACTATTCACAACCTACTCAGCAGCATCTAGACTTGCTTCCTCAGGTTTCACACTTCTATGATCAACAAAATCACAATCTTCCACTGCATTATCATCAGTCGCATCATGCCCAAAATAGTCTTTCTCCCCGACATCCGGATCTATTGACTTCACCAACGCTATCAGCTTCTTCATCGAATACGTTAACGTCTCCAACGCAGCTACAACAACAATGTTCTGTCTCTCCCACACCATCAACGTTAACGAACACCTCTCCGGGTGCATCGTGTGCTATGCCTGTTGGAAAAGCTATCACCATCTACTCCACGGCGGATATTCAAACCGAGTCACCGAAAAACGTAACTGTGGTCCAGCAAGGAAAGATTCAACCCTACAAGGAGGTAACCAAACCTTTCGAAATGTCCGATTTTTACAAATATTCGACGAAGTATCGAcagaagcagcagcaacagcagcagctgcaACAGCACGACGGTCAAATTAGTCCCAACGGAAATAGTTGCGCAGCCACCGGTGTCGGAAACGAAGTGATTCAAAAAACAATCTACCAACCCCCGAATCCGTCGATATGCCACCCAATTAACTACAACTGA
- the LOC128742420 gene encoding alpha-methylacyl-CoA racemase has protein sequence MALKGLKVLEFTGLAPGPFCGMLLADFGATVTRIDKMPSNMLDVLQDGKRTIALNLKKPKAVEIVRSLCRTSDVLIEPFRPGVMEKLGLGPNEIMLENPKLIYARLTGFGQNGPLAARAGHDINYAAVSGVLSLFGRKSERPTAPINLVADFAGGGLLCAFGILAALLEREHSGKGQVVDHSMVEGAAYVGSWFFRSQKLPIWGKPRGENLLDTGAHFYDTYKTKDGKYMSVGAIEPQFYEELLDGLGLPRDSPQYEDVGKTKILFEKIFLTKTRDEWTHIFQHRDACVFPVLELDEAMKHPQNCVRNTFVDKRESKSSEIVPSPAPKLSRTPALSGALTDNINIVQTVVDIFNEIGFEASDILTLYNEGVILLPTKPKL, from the exons ATGGCTTTGAAAGGTTTGAAAGTTTTAGAGTTCACGGGGTTGGCCCCAGGACCGTTTTGCGGAATGCTACTAGCGGATTTTGGTGCCACGGTGACTAGGATTGATAAG ATGCCTTCCAATATGTTGGATGTGCTTCAGGATGGTAAACGAACAATTGCATTGAACCTAAAGAAACCAAAAGCCGTAGAAATAGTTCGGTCGCTGTGTAGAACAAGCGACGTATTGATTGAACCATTTCGACCCGGGGTGATGGAAAAGTTAGGCTTAGGCCCGAACGAGATCATGCTAGAGAATCCAAAATTAATATATGCTCGATTAACTGGGTTCGGACAGAACGGTCCGCTGGCAGCTCGGGCAGGGCACGACATTAACTATGCCGCAGTTTCTGGCGTTCTCTCCCTGTTTGGAAGAAAATCAGAGCGTCCGACTGCGCCTATTAATCTGGTTGCCGATTTCGCTGGCGGTGGTTTACTTTGTGCCTTCGGAATTCTAGCGGCGCTTCTTGAGCGGGAACATTCTGGGAAAGGACAAGTAGTGGATCATTCAATGGTAGAGGGAGCGGCATACGTTGGCAGTTGGTTTTTCAGGTCACAAAAGCTACCCATTTGGGGAAAGCCTAGAGGTGAAAATTTGTTAGACACTGGCGCACATTTCTACGATACATATAAAACAAAGGATGGCAAATATATGTCTGTTGGTGCTATTGAACCTCAATTTTATGAGGAACTCCTAGATGGTTTGGGTTTGCCGAGAGATTCACCACAGTATGAGGATGTTGGAAAGACTaagattttatttgaaaaaatttttctGACAAAAACTAGAGACGAATGGactcacatttttcagcaccgCGATGCTTGTGTGTTCCCAGTACTAGAATTGGATGAAGCTATGAAGCATCCACAAAATTGTGTTCGCAATACTTTTGTGGATAAACGAGAAAGCAAAAGCTCGGAGATAGTACCATCGCCTGCGCCCAAATTAAGCAGAACACCTGCTCTTTCCGGCGCACTGACAGACAATATTAATATTGTACAAACAGTCGTAGATATTTTCAACGAGATTGGGTTCGAAGCAAGTGACATTTTAACACTATACAACGAAGGAGTCATATTATTACCGACCAAGCCAAAGCTCTGA
- the LOC128740761 gene encoding 2-oxoglutarate and iron-dependent oxygenase JMJD4 homolog: MNQLEISSEHFHPSSSGFAAPEEIKRISSKSLSYEEFFTEYLQTNTPVIITAVADQWECYRQWIMRSKTDDDKLNIAYLKARIKNVPVPVADCGKQYHNAHEKQDMNFHVFLNYWHETSAGGKESKLYLKDWHLRELLPDYQFYETPVFFASDWLNEYLIDLEQNDYMFVYIGPKDTWTPFHADVFSSYSWSTNISGMKKWLLLPPGQELALKDSLGNLPFDISEELLDLKEIVYYSVLQTAGEALFVPSGWYHQVHNVQNAISVNHNWFNGCNIDYIWSTLYDATEKVQNEIDDCKDMEGFDEHCQIMLNASYGMNFEMFLKILAHICKKRVKAYHSSEEERVHFENYRLGVNHIRFDLNAILSVLKRMISHKELLCKLKLLPDVENCMQQINDVLF, from the coding sequence ATGAATCAACTAGAAATTTCCTCGGAACATTTTCATCCTTCCTCTTCCGGCTTCGCAGCTCCGGAAGAAATAAAAcgaatttcgtcaaaaagccTAAGTTATGAAGAATTTTTTACTGAGTATTTGCAAACAAATACGCCCGTTATAATAACTGCTGTGGCCGACCAATGGGAGTGCTACAGGCAGTGGATAATGCGGAGCAAAACTGATGACGACAAATTAAATATTGCATATTTGAAGGCGCGCATCAAAAACGTGCCCGTTCCAGTGGCAGATTGCGGCAAGCAATATCATAATGCACATGAAAAGCAAGACATGAActttcatgtttttttaaacTATTGGCATGAAACAAGTGCCGGTGGAAAAGAATCAAAACTTTACTTAAAGGATTGGCATCTGCGAGAATTGTTACCCGATTATCAATTCTATGAAACACCTGTATTTTTTGCTTCCGATTGGCtcaatgaatatttaattgatCTTGAACAGAATGATTACATGTTTGTATACATTGGTCCCAAAGACACGTGGACACCTTTTCATGCGGATGTGTTTTCCTCGTATAGTTGGTCAACAAATATAAGTGGAATGAAAAAGTGGTTGTTGTTGCCGCCTGGACAGGAACTTGCGCTGAAGGATTCTTTAGGAAATCTACCATTTGATATATCGGAGGAATTACTAGACCTCAAAGAGATCGTGTACTACAGTGTATTGCAAACGGCAGGTGAAGCATTGTTTGTACCTAGTGGATGGTATCACCAAGTGCACAATGTACAAAATGCCATTTCGGTTAACCACAATTGGTTCAACGGTTGTAATATTGATTACATTTGGTCGACTTTGTATGATGCTACAGAAAAGGTACAAAATGAGATTGACGATTGCAAAGATATGGAAGGATTCGATGAGCACTGTCAAATTATGTTAAATGCTTCCTATGGAAtgaattttgaaatgtttttgaaaattttagcgCACATTTGCAAAAAACGCGTGAAAGCCTATCATAGTAGCGAAGAAGAAAGAGTTCACTTCGAAAACTATCGTCTGGGAGTAAATCATATCCGGTTTGATTTAAACGCAATTTTATCGGTTTTAAAACGAATGATATCTCATAAAGAATTACTGTGCAAATTAAAATTGTTACCAGACGTTGAAAATTGTATGCAACAAATAAATGATGTGCTATTCTGA